Below is a genomic region from bacterium.
TGAACGCGGCGAAGATCGCCTCGGGCCTCTACGCGGGAGTCACCGTTCTCGACATCAACCACACCCGGCTCCAGTACATCGACGATATCTTCGCGGGAAGGGTGAAGACCATCGCCTCGACGCGCTTTTCCATCCGCGAGGTGATCCGCGAGGACGACCTGGTGATCGGCGCGGTCCTCATTCCCGGCGCGCGCGCGCCGGTGCTCATCACCCGGAAGCTGCTCAAGGAGATGCCCACCGGCTCCGTCATCGTGGACGTGGCGGTGGATCAGGGCGGCTGCGTCGAGACGATCAAGCCGACCTATCACTCCAAGCCCACCTATGTCGTGAACGGCGTCATCCACTACGGGGTGACCAACATGCCGGGCGCCGTTCCGCGCACGAGCACCTTCGCGCTCTCGAACGCCATTCTTCCCTACGCGGTGGAACTCGCGAACGAGGGCTTGGAGGACGCCATCCGGAACCATCCCGAACTCGCCGCGGGGCTGAACGTGGCGGAGGGAAAATTCACCCACCCCGCCGTGGCAGGTGCCCTCGGGGCGAAGTACACCCCGCCGGGGGAGGTGTTTTAGGGTAATTTTGTATTCTTCGGAGATTAAAAATATCTGTGGACGATTTTAGTGATTGGTCGTGGGTCAGTTTGCACAACGGACCCGTGGTGTCATTCCGAAGGAGCGCAGCGACTGAGGAATCTGCTGT
It encodes:
- the ald gene encoding alanine dehydrogenase codes for the protein MIVGLPAEIKKDEYRVALAPAAVEAITSAGHSVLVEKGAGLGAGITDDEFRQVGARIVRSADALWRRAEMIVKVKEPLRPEFAQMREGQLLFTFLHLAAARPLARELIRRKIRAVAFETVQMADGALPLLQPMSEIAGRMAVQEGAKYLEKPMGGRGILLAGAPGVARGNVVILGAGMVGMNAAKIASGLYAGVTVLDINHTRLQYIDDIFAGRVKTIASTRFSIREVIREDDLVIGAVLIPGARAPVLITRKLLKEMPTGSVIVDVAVDQGGCVETIKPTYHSKPTYVVNGVIHYGVTNMPGAVPRTSTFALSNAILPYAVELANEGLEDAIRNHPELAAGLNVAEGKFTHPAVAGALGAKYTPPGEVF